A region from the Achromobacter seleniivolatilans genome encodes:
- a CDS encoding 2-keto-4-pentenoate hydratase, giving the protein MQIRIEDYPGSLDAAKTLIAARDSGIAGPRLPADLRPQSLGQAFAVQQRTAQVLQETRQDAVAAWKSALPSPEKTVVAPIYASTVAYAETGPVPTRTDVVRIEPEIAFELGRDLPARDTPYSAAEVDAAIVSARLALEVLGCRYASPEHASLPELLADHMFNQGLVLGPRIASPEAAPGSMSLTLSVNGVEVEQHAGFHPNDHPKAGLYWLANFLREQGLGLSAGQHVITGSYAGFLDVPANQDIELVYGDIGVLRVRFNK; this is encoded by the coding sequence ATGCAGATCAGAATCGAAGATTATCCGGGCAGTCTTGACGCTGCCAAAACGCTGATCGCCGCCCGCGACTCGGGAATTGCCGGCCCCCGTTTGCCTGCCGATCTGCGCCCCCAATCATTGGGACAAGCCTTCGCCGTCCAACAACGCACAGCGCAGGTGCTGCAAGAGACCCGGCAAGACGCAGTCGCCGCATGGAAAAGCGCATTGCCGTCGCCCGAAAAAACCGTCGTGGCGCCCATCTACGCGTCAACCGTTGCCTACGCAGAAACCGGTCCTGTCCCCACGCGTACCGATGTCGTTCGCATCGAACCCGAAATTGCGTTCGAGCTGGGCCGCGACTTGCCCGCGCGCGACACGCCCTACAGTGCTGCAGAAGTTGATGCCGCCATTGTCAGCGCGCGACTGGCATTGGAAGTTCTGGGTTGCCGCTACGCCTCTCCAGAACACGCCAGCCTGCCCGAACTGTTAGCGGACCACATGTTCAACCAGGGCCTGGTCCTGGGCCCGCGTATTGCGTCACCGGAAGCCGCCCCGGGCAGCATGAGCTTGACGCTGTCGGTCAATGGCGTAGAGGTAGAACAACACGCCGGATTTCATCCGAACGACCACCCCAAGGCAGGCCTGTATTGGCTAGCCAACTTCCTGCGCGAGCAAGGCCTGGGGCTGTCCGCAGGCCAGCATGTCATTACGGGCTCGTATGCGGGCTTTCTTGATGTCCCTGCAAACCAGGATATCGAACTGGTTTATGGCGATATCGGGGTGTTGCGCGTTCGCTTCAACAAGTAA